The Manihot esculenta cultivar AM560-2 chromosome 1, M.esculenta_v8, whole genome shotgun sequence genome has a window encoding:
- the LOC122724667 gene encoding uncharacterized protein K02A2.6-like: protein MEVFLCMSEIIETPVSKSFVLWMMNEHQLAPSVGSSFGILRVLISDNGKQFDCKIFKEFTRNMNIWHKFLSVAHPQTNGQTEVTNQAILQGLKKRLDKAKKNWADELNSILWAFWTTPRTPTKETPFALAFGSGAVVPIELQVPTHRVQFNNEDTNSDKLRSNLDALKEIRESSNVIPIIMRLSSLRKRKNRC, encoded by the exons ATGGAGGTTTTCCTATGCATGAGTGAAATCATTGAAACACCAGTGAGTAAAAGCTTTGTTTTGTGGATGATGAATG aacatcaattggcgccgtctgtgggaagcAGTTTTGGAATACTGAGGGTGCTTATATCAGACAATGGCAAGCAGTTCGACTGCAAGATCTTTAAAGAGTTCACAAGAAACATGAACATTTGGCATAAGTTTTTGTCGGTGGCCCATCCTCAAACTAATGGCCAGACGGAGGTTACAAACCAAGCTATCCTCCAGGGATTGAAGAAGCGACTGGATAAAGCAAAGAAGAATTGGGCAGATGAGCTCAATAGCATCCTGTGGGCATTCTGGACCACCCCTCGGACGCCAACGAAGGAGACACCTTTCGCATTGGCATTTGGTAGTGGAGCTGTGGTTCCTATTGAGTTGCAAGTTCCCACTCACCGAGTCCAGTTCAATAACGAGGATACCAATAGTGACAAGTTAAGGAGTAACTTGGATGCCCTAAAGGAGATCAGAGAAT CAAGCAATGTTATTCCTATTATTATGCGTCTTAGTTCTCTtcgaaaaagaaagaacagatgctag